The Streptomyces sp. NBC_01275 genome has a segment encoding these proteins:
- a CDS encoding MmcQ/YjbR family DNA-binding protein — MPHAEDVRRIALSLPETTEKIAWNMPTFRVAGKMFATLPEDETSLAVRCPKEERDELVLAEPGKFWIAGHEAQFAWVRARLAAVEDEAELRDILADSWRQAAPPRLLEEYPDLGTPSTG, encoded by the coding sequence ATGCCGCACGCCGAAGACGTACGCCGTATCGCTCTCTCCCTGCCGGAGACGACGGAGAAGATCGCCTGGAACATGCCCACGTTCCGGGTCGCCGGAAAGATGTTCGCCACCCTGCCCGAGGACGAGACCTCCCTCGCTGTGCGCTGCCCCAAGGAGGAGCGCGACGAACTGGTCCTCGCCGAGCCGGGCAAGTTCTGGATCGCCGGCCACGAGGCCCAGTTCGCCTGGGTGCGGGCCCGCCTGGCCGCCGTCGAGGACGAGGCCGAACTGCGCGACATCCTCGCCGACTCCTGGCGCCAGGCGGCCCCGCCGCGCCTGCTGGAGGAGTACCCCGACCTGGGGACGCCGTCGACCGGCTGA
- a CDS encoding sigma-70 family RNA polymerase sigma factor produces MTPALQQTQQTQQTEQMQQIQQTQQKRQTHEKHQARQKHQTHHKSRHGSKVDQHAKDRRSSAYAAADETTTALALAARSGDADAVEQFVRALHRDVLRYVAHLCADPQAVDDLAQDTFLRALGSLHRFEGRCSARVWLLSIARRAVIDSYRYAAGRPRLSDVADWQLAVELAQPRGLPGFDDGVALLDLLAALPRDRREAFVLTQLLGLPYAEAAELTACPVGTVRSRVARARATLTDLVTAATAAAAPTPS; encoded by the coding sequence ATGACCCCTGCGCTCCAGCAGACACAGCAGACACAGCAGACAGAGCAGATGCAGCAGATACAGCAGACCCAGCAGAAGCGCCAGACGCACGAGAAGCACCAGGCACGCCAGAAGCACCAGACGCACCACAAGAGCCGGCACGGCTCGAAGGTCGACCAGCACGCCAAGGACCGGCGGTCCTCCGCCTACGCGGCTGCCGACGAGACCACCACCGCCCTCGCGCTGGCCGCCCGCAGCGGTGACGCCGACGCCGTCGAGCAGTTCGTGCGGGCCCTGCACCGGGACGTGCTGCGCTACGTCGCCCATCTGTGCGCCGATCCGCAGGCGGTGGACGATCTGGCGCAGGACACGTTCCTGCGGGCGCTGGGCAGTCTGCACCGGTTCGAGGGGCGGTGCTCGGCGCGGGTGTGGCTGCTGTCGATCGCGCGCCGGGCGGTGATCGACAGCTACCGGTACGCCGCGGGCCGCCCCCGCCTCAGCGACGTGGCGGACTGGCAGCTGGCCGTGGAGCTCGCGCAGCCGCGCGGGCTGCCCGGGTTCGACGACGGCGTGGCGTTGCTCGACCTGCTGGCCGCGCTGCCGAGGGACCGGCGGGAGGCGTTCGTGCTGACGCAGCTGCTCGGGCTGCCCTACGCGGAGGCGGCGGAGCTGACCGCGTGTCCGGTCGGCACGGTCCGCTCCCGCGTCGCCCGGGCCCGCGCCACGCTCACGGACCTGGTCACCGCAGCGACGGCCGCCGCAGCTCCGACACCTTCATAA
- the murJ gene encoding murein biosynthesis integral membrane protein MurJ — MALGTVVSRATGLIRQVLQAAALGTGLLATTYNTANTVPTSLYTLLIGGALNAVLVPQLVRARATHADGGRAYEQRLFTLVVSVLAVGTALAVWAAPGIVSVYMRDTPDNHQAYRLTVVFARFLLPQIFFYGLFNIYGQVLNARERFGAMMWTPVLNNVVLLGMFGAYLGLMAVPERVQDITDAQVRLLGVGTTAGIAVQALALVPFARAAGFRFRPRFDWRGSGLGSGVRAAQWTLLLVLTNLVALTVVTNYANAVDQRLPDAGAGYTAYTYAQTIWMLPQSVVTVSLVTALLPRMSRAVAEGRIADVRADLSRGLRASGVIIVPAAFLFLALGPRIATLLFAHGAADAASAQPLGQMLQAFGLGLIPFSAQYLLLRGFYAFEDTRTPFFLAVWIAAVNIALATACHLLLPDRWSVTGMAGAYTLSYLAGLAVTARLVRRRVGGRLDDGALRRTYGKAIAAAGLAAALGWTADRACAAALGDGTVPTAIALAAGTLTLALVYLCLARLMKVSELRRPSLR, encoded by the coding sequence ATGGCGCTGGGCACGGTGGTCTCCCGGGCCACGGGACTGATCCGTCAGGTGCTCCAGGCGGCCGCCCTCGGCACGGGCCTGCTGGCGACCACGTACAACACGGCGAACACCGTGCCGACGAGCCTGTACACGCTGCTGATCGGCGGCGCGCTCAACGCGGTGCTGGTGCCGCAGCTGGTACGGGCCCGGGCGACCCACGCGGACGGCGGCCGGGCGTACGAGCAGCGACTGTTCACACTGGTCGTGTCCGTGCTGGCCGTGGGCACCGCGCTGGCGGTGTGGGCGGCCCCGGGGATCGTCAGCGTGTACATGCGCGACACGCCGGACAACCACCAGGCCTACCGACTCACCGTGGTCTTCGCCCGGTTCCTGCTCCCGCAGATCTTCTTCTACGGCCTGTTCAACATCTACGGCCAAGTCCTCAACGCCCGTGAGCGGTTCGGCGCGATGATGTGGACCCCGGTCCTCAACAACGTCGTCCTGCTGGGCATGTTCGGGGCCTACCTCGGTCTGATGGCCGTGCCCGAGCGGGTGCAGGACATCACCGACGCCCAGGTGCGGCTGCTGGGCGTCGGCACGACGGCCGGCATCGCGGTGCAGGCCCTCGCGCTGGTCCCGTTCGCACGGGCCGCCGGGTTCCGCTTCCGGCCGCGGTTCGACTGGCGCGGCTCGGGCCTGGGCTCCGGCGTCCGCGCCGCCCAGTGGACGCTGCTGCTGGTGCTGACCAACCTGGTCGCGCTGACCGTGGTCACCAACTACGCCAACGCCGTCGACCAACGGCTGCCGGACGCCGGCGCGGGCTACACCGCGTACACGTACGCGCAGACGATCTGGATGCTGCCCCAGTCGGTGGTCACCGTGTCCCTGGTGACCGCGCTGCTGCCCCGGATGAGCCGGGCCGTGGCGGAAGGCCGGATCGCGGACGTGCGCGCGGACCTGTCGCGCGGACTGCGGGCGAGCGGGGTGATCATCGTCCCGGCCGCCTTCCTGTTCCTGGCCCTGGGCCCGCGGATCGCCACGCTGCTGTTCGCCCACGGCGCGGCCGACGCGGCCTCCGCGCAGCCGCTGGGCCAGATGCTCCAGGCGTTCGGCCTCGGCCTGATCCCGTTCTCCGCGCAGTACCTGCTGCTGCGCGGCTTCTACGCGTTCGAGGACACCCGCACCCCCTTCTTCCTGGCGGTCTGGATCGCGGCGGTGAACATCGCCCTGGCCACCGCCTGCCATCTGCTGCTGCCCGACCGCTGGTCGGTCACCGGCATGGCCGGCGCGTACACCCTGTCCTACCTGGCCGGACTCGCCGTGACCGCCCGGCTGGTGCGCAGACGGGTCGGCGGCCGCCTCGACGACGGCGCGCTGCGCCGGACCTACGGCAAGGCGATCGCCGCCGCGGGCCTGGCCGCCGCCCTGGGCTGGACGGCCGACCGGGCCTGCGCGGCCGCGCTGGGCGACGGGACCGTCCCGACGGCGATCGCCCTCGCCGCCGGGACCCTCACCCTGGCCCTGGTGTACCTCTGTCTGGCCCGGCTTATGAAGGTGTCGGAGCTGCGGCGGCCGTCGCTGCGGTGA
- a CDS encoding (2Fe-2S) ferredoxin domain-containing protein, whose protein sequence is MTVPRQRALIGAAGSRPCTLVVCRGCCCGDARKHPGYDHDWQLTRLRTAAADSAGAFQVRTTDCLGPCDQANVIVVQPSATGRRAGGRATWVGFAMDDDCTDEILSWAMAGGPGVAAPPATLELQFIKAPTAARKGRIGSRRS, encoded by the coding sequence GTGACGGTTCCTCGGCAGCGTGCGCTGATCGGCGCCGCGGGCAGCCGCCCCTGCACCCTCGTGGTGTGCAGGGGCTGCTGCTGCGGAGACGCCCGCAAGCACCCCGGCTACGACCACGACTGGCAGCTGACCCGCCTGCGGACGGCCGCCGCCGATTCGGCCGGCGCCTTCCAGGTCCGTACGACGGACTGTCTCGGCCCCTGCGACCAGGCGAACGTGATCGTCGTCCAGCCCTCCGCCACCGGCCGTCGGGCGGGCGGTCGGGCCACCTGGGTCGGCTTCGCCATGGACGACGACTGCACGGACGAGATCCTGTCCTGGGCGATGGCGGGCGGCCCCGGTGTGGCCGCACCTCCGGCGACCCTGGAGCTGCAGTTCATCAAGGCGCCAACTGCCGCCCGCAAGGGCAGGATTGGGTCGCGCCGATCTTGA
- a CDS encoding NUDIX hydrolase family protein has product MSDLTDTTPGWLSSDELEMARARMPILYVEAVPVRVDDSGEVTSIGLLLRIGPDGNVNRTLVSGRVLHHERVRDALLRHLEKDLGPVALPRVPTSLQPFTVAEYFPTHGVTPYHDPRQHAVSLAYIVPVTGDCRPRQDALDLVWFSPQEAASPAVQSEMPGGHGFLLRQALAHVGLSAS; this is encoded by the coding sequence ATGTCTGACTTGACCGATACCACGCCCGGCTGGCTGAGCTCCGACGAGCTCGAGATGGCGCGCGCCCGCATGCCGATCCTGTACGTCGAGGCGGTGCCCGTGCGCGTCGACGACAGCGGCGAAGTCACCAGCATCGGCCTGCTGCTGCGGATCGGACCGGACGGCAACGTCAACCGGACCCTGGTCTCCGGCCGTGTGCTGCACCACGAGCGGGTCCGCGACGCCCTGCTGCGCCACCTGGAGAAGGACCTCGGCCCGGTGGCCCTGCCCCGCGTCCCGACCTCGCTCCAGCCGTTCACGGTGGCCGAGTACTTCCCGACGCACGGCGTCACCCCGTACCACGACCCCCGCCAGCACGCGGTGTCGCTGGCCTACATCGTGCCGGTGACCGGTGACTGCCGGCCCCGGCAGGACGCGCTGGACCTGGTGTGGTTCAGCCCGCAGGAGGCCGCGTCGCCTGCGGTGCAGAGCGAGATGCCGGGCGGGCACGGGTTCCTGCTGCGGCAGGCGCTGGCCCATGTCGGCCTGTCGGCGTCCTGA
- a CDS encoding amidohydrolase family protein: MGDRNGTVRGPVHEALAELELVDHHCHGVAVDALDRAAFESLLTEGDRWPGVSPFDTPAGVAVRRHCAPLLDLERHAPADVYLARRAELGPREVDRRFLAAARTGVFCVDTGFAPHRITTPAELAEAAGGVACEVVRLEGVAEAVAARGVEADGYADAFRAAALEAVRRPGVVGVKSVAAYRTGFDLDPARPSDADVTRAARRWLADGGRLADPVLVRELLWTAVDLGLPLQLHTGFGDSDLRLHRVDPALLTDWLHLISGTIPVMLLHCWPYQRHAGYLAAVFEHVYLDVGLTLHHVGPARARAVLEEALEITPFRKLLYSSDAYGVAEFYGLGALAFRRGLGDLLQDRVDADELGLPDALRLARWAGADNARRVYRLPDGH; encoded by the coding sequence ATGGGCGACAGGAACGGGACAGTTCGCGGACCGGTCCATGAGGCGCTCGCCGAGCTGGAGTTGGTGGACCACCACTGCCACGGGGTGGCCGTCGACGCCCTGGACCGGGCGGCCTTCGAGTCACTGCTCACCGAGGGCGACCGCTGGCCCGGCGTCTCCCCCTTCGACACGCCCGCGGGGGTCGCCGTACGCCGTCACTGCGCGCCCCTGCTCGACCTGGAGCGGCACGCGCCCGCCGACGTCTATCTGGCCCGGCGCGCGGAGTTGGGCCCGCGGGAGGTCGACCGGCGGTTCCTCGCGGCGGCCCGGACGGGCGTGTTCTGCGTGGACACCGGGTTCGCCCCGCACCGGATCACCACGCCCGCCGAACTGGCCGAGGCGGCCGGCGGTGTCGCGTGCGAGGTGGTACGGCTGGAGGGCGTCGCCGAGGCCGTCGCCGCGCGGGGCGTCGAGGCGGACGGGTACGCCGACGCGTTCCGGGCGGCCGCGCTGGAGGCGGTGCGGCGGCCGGGGGTGGTCGGGGTGAAGTCGGTGGCCGCCTACCGCACCGGCTTCGACCTGGACCCGGCCCGCCCCTCGGACGCCGACGTCACCCGGGCCGCCCGGCGCTGGCTGGCGGACGGCGGACGGCTGGCGGACCCGGTGCTGGTGCGGGAGCTGCTGTGGACCGCCGTCGACCTGGGGCTCCCGCTCCAGCTCCACACCGGCTTCGGCGACAGCGACCTCCGGCTGCACCGGGTGGATCCCGCCCTGCTGACGGACTGGCTGCACCTGATCTCGGGCACCATCCCGGTGATGCTTCTGCACTGCTGGCCCTATCAGCGCCACGCCGGCTACCTGGCCGCCGTGTTCGAGCATGTGTACCTGGACGTGGGGCTCACCCTGCACCACGTCGGCCCGGCGCGGGCGCGGGCGGTCCTGGAGGAGGCGCTCGAGATCACACCGTTCCGCAAACTGCTGTACAGCTCCGACGCCTACGGTGTCGCGGAGTTCTACGGGCTCGGCGCGCTGGCGTTCCGCCGGGGTCTGGGGGATCTGCTCCAGGACCGGGTGGACGCCGACGAACTGGGCCTGCCCGACGCCCTGCGCCTGGCACGCTGGGCGGGAGCGGACAACGCCCGCCGGGTCTACCGGCTTCCCGACGGACACTGA
- a CDS encoding glutamine synthetase family protein, with amino-acid sequence MTTLADPVPGGRPGDVERAGALSGELSGRGVHGIVLAYVDTAGVGRVKTIPAAGLASAAAWGVGMSPVFDTFLADDRIVATDVLGSPDGDLRLYPDLDGLVVLAGQPGWAWAPVDRVTQDGARHPGCSRTFLRRVVADAARDHGLAFKAAIEIEWAFGLDSAPAGEFVPATTGPAYGATRQVELGECTADLLAACAAQGVEVDQVHPEYAPGQFEISVGALDPVAAADRSVLVRQTIRAVARRHGLRVSFSPAVVAEGVGNGGHVHLSAWRDGVNLHSGGERRHGLTADAEAFAAGVLARLPALTAVTAPSPASYLRLKPSQWAGVFTAWGLETRECALRLVRGTAGRRAEQANLEVKPVDLAANPYLALGCLIAAGLDGLASAAALPEETTGDPARLGPEKAAARGVRRLPTSLPEAVARFRADEVLRTALGPVLADAVTAVRQGESVGVEGLDDERVAAAYRWRY; translated from the coding sequence ATGACGACCCTTGCCGATCCCGTCCCCGGCGGGCGCCCCGGAGACGTCGAACGGGCGGGTGCGCTGAGCGGCGAGCTCTCCGGCCGGGGCGTGCACGGGATCGTCCTGGCCTACGTCGACACCGCGGGCGTCGGCCGGGTGAAGACGATCCCGGCGGCGGGTCTGGCGTCGGCGGCGGCCTGGGGCGTGGGGATGTCCCCGGTGTTCGACACGTTCCTGGCCGACGACCGCATCGTCGCCACCGACGTCCTGGGCTCCCCGGACGGCGACCTGCGTCTGTACCCCGACCTGGACGGGCTGGTGGTGCTGGCCGGACAGCCGGGCTGGGCGTGGGCGCCGGTCGACCGGGTCACCCAGGACGGCGCACGCCACCCGGGCTGCTCCCGCACCTTCCTGCGCCGGGTCGTCGCCGACGCGGCCCGCGACCACGGTCTCGCCTTCAAGGCGGCCATCGAGATCGAGTGGGCCTTCGGCCTGGACTCCGCGCCCGCCGGGGAGTTCGTCCCGGCGACCACGGGACCGGCGTACGGCGCGACCCGTCAGGTCGAGCTGGGCGAGTGCACCGCCGATCTGCTGGCGGCGTGCGCGGCACAGGGGGTGGAGGTCGACCAGGTCCATCCCGAGTACGCGCCCGGCCAGTTCGAGATCTCGGTGGGCGCCCTCGACCCGGTGGCGGCGGCCGACCGCAGCGTCCTGGTCCGCCAGACGATCCGCGCGGTGGCCCGGCGGCACGGACTGCGGGTCTCCTTCTCGCCGGCCGTCGTCGCCGAGGGCGTCGGCAACGGCGGGCACGTCCACCTCTCCGCCTGGCGCGACGGCGTGAACCTGCACTCCGGCGGCGAGCGGCGGCACGGCCTGACGGCCGACGCGGAGGCGTTCGCGGCCGGTGTCCTCGCCCGGCTGCCCGCCCTGACGGCGGTGACCGCGCCGAGCCCCGCCAGCTATCTGCGGCTCAAGCCCTCCCAGTGGGCGGGGGTGTTCACCGCCTGGGGACTGGAGACCCGCGAGTGCGCGCTGCGGCTGGTGCGGGGCACGGCGGGCCGGCGCGCCGAGCAGGCGAACCTCGAGGTCAAGCCCGTGGACCTGGCCGCCAACCCGTATCTCGCCCTCGGCTGTCTGATCGCCGCCGGTCTCGACGGGCTCGCCTCGGCCGCCGCGCTCCCCGAGGAGACGACCGGCGACCCGGCGCGGCTCGGCCCCGAGAAGGCCGCGGCCCGGGGCGTGCGCCGGCTGCCGACCTCGCTGCCCGAGGCGGTGGCGCGGTTCCGCGCGGACGAGGTGCTGCGCACCGCGCTCGGCCCGGTCCTCGCCGACGCGGTGACCGCCGTACGGCAGGGTGAGAGCGTCGGCGTCGAGGGGCTCGACGACGAGCGGGTGGCCGCCGCGTACCGCTGGAGGTACTGA
- a CDS encoding SAM-dependent methyltransferase: MAAGRSPDGRVREGARDVGGTRLDTSVAHNARVWNYWIGGKDNYEVDQRVGEHVAGMFPLIRDIARADRWFLGRATRFLAEERGMRQFLDIGTGLPTADNTHEIAQRIAPESRIVYVDNDPIVLAHARTLLTGTDEGRTDYIDADVHDPAAILERAAGTLDFTRPVAVMMLGILNFVLDVEAARDIVRRIMAEVPSGSCLVLTHPTHDGEVGGEGQIPAMKFWNENATPPITARSGADIAAFFDGLDLLEPGLVSCSRWRAGADSPAVVPQYGAVAVKP; encoded by the coding sequence ATGGCAGCCGGACGGTCACCGGACGGTCGGGTGCGAGAAGGAGCGAGGGACGTGGGCGGGACACGGCTGGACACGAGCGTGGCGCACAACGCGCGGGTGTGGAACTACTGGATCGGCGGCAAGGACAACTACGAGGTCGACCAGCGGGTCGGCGAGCACGTCGCCGGGATGTTCCCGCTCATCCGGGACATCGCCCGCGCGGACCGCTGGTTCCTGGGCCGGGCGACGCGGTTCCTGGCCGAGGAGCGCGGCATGCGGCAGTTCCTGGACATCGGCACCGGGCTGCCCACGGCCGACAACACCCACGAGATCGCCCAGCGCATCGCGCCCGAGTCGCGGATCGTGTACGTCGACAACGACCCCATCGTGCTGGCGCACGCCCGCACCCTGCTGACCGGCACCGACGAGGGCCGCACCGACTACATCGACGCCGACGTCCACGACCCGGCGGCGATCCTCGAACGCGCCGCGGGCACACTGGACTTCACGCGCCCGGTCGCGGTGATGATGCTGGGCATCCTGAACTTCGTCCTGGACGTCGAGGCGGCCCGGGACATCGTCCGCAGGATCATGGCCGAGGTCCCCTCCGGCAGCTGTCTGGTCCTGACCCACCCGACCCACGACGGCGAGGTGGGCGGCGAGGGCCAGATCCCGGCGATGAAGTTCTGGAACGAGAACGCGACCCCGCCGATCACCGCCCGCAGCGGCGCGGACATCGCCGCGTTCTTCGACGGCCTGGACCTGCTGGAGCCGGGTCTGGTGTCCTGCTCGCGCTGGCGCGCCGGGGCCGACTCCCCCGCGGTGGTTCCGCAGTACGGCGCGGTGGCCGTGAAACCCTGA
- a CDS encoding Cof-type HAD-IIB family hydrolase, protein MPYSHVPQLTDSEQTAPDSTVSELAVSELAVSGPTVSGPSAGALDIRLIVTDMDGTLLDDDKRVPDGLWDTLARLRERGVLFSPASGRQYATLAAEFAEVADGMVFIAENGTYVVRDGQELSSDPLDPTVVTRVVEAVRRLAGDGVDLGAVVCGKRSAYVERTDEAFLAEVRSYYLRCETVEDLTAVDDDVIKVALFAFGSAEETTAPALAPFADTHKVVVSGEHWVDVMNRTANKGAALRRLQAELGVTPAQTLVFGDYLNDLEMLDAADWSFAMANAHPEVVRRARHLAPSNNDDGVLRTITRLLDL, encoded by the coding sequence ATGCCCTACTCCCACGTCCCCCAACTGACCGACTCCGAGCAGACCGCCCCCGACTCGACCGTCTCCGAGCTCGCCGTCTCCGAGCTCGCCGTCTCCGGGCCGACCGTCTCCGGGCCGTCGGCGGGCGCCCTCGACATCCGGCTGATCGTCACCGACATGGACGGCACCCTGCTCGACGACGACAAGCGCGTACCCGACGGCCTGTGGGACACCCTGGCCCGGCTGCGCGAGCGCGGGGTGCTGTTCAGCCCGGCCAGCGGACGTCAGTACGCCACGCTGGCGGCGGAGTTCGCCGAGGTCGCCGACGGGATGGTGTTCATCGCGGAGAACGGCACCTATGTGGTGCGCGACGGCCAGGAGCTGAGCTCCGACCCGCTGGACCCGACGGTGGTGACCCGCGTCGTCGAGGCCGTACGGCGACTCGCCGGCGACGGCGTCGACCTGGGCGCCGTCGTCTGCGGGAAGCGCTCCGCCTACGTCGAGCGGACCGACGAGGCCTTCCTCGCCGAGGTGCGCAGCTACTACCTGCGCTGCGAGACCGTCGAGGACCTCACCGCCGTCGACGACGACGTCATCAAGGTCGCCCTGTTCGCCTTCGGGTCCGCCGAGGAGACCACCGCGCCCGCCCTCGCGCCCTTCGCCGACACCCACAAGGTCGTCGTCTCCGGCGAGCACTGGGTCGACGTCATGAACCGCACCGCCAACAAGGGCGCCGCCCTGCGGCGGCTCCAGGCCGAGCTGGGCGTCACGCCCGCGCAGACGCTGGTGTTCGGCGACTACCTCAACGACCTGGAGATGCTGGACGCCGCCGACTGGTCGTTCGCCATGGCCAACGCCCACCCGGAGGTCGTGCGCCGGGCCCGCCACCTCGCCCCGTCCAACAACGACGACGGCGTGCTGCGCACCATCACCAGGCTGCTGGACCTCTGA
- a CDS encoding response regulator transcription factor, whose amino-acid sequence MTIPAPDAPAPSASAPIRVLIADDQDMVRTGFRFFLDAQPDITVVAEAADGEEAVALARAVRPDVCLLDIRMPKLDGLAATRMLAGPDVPDPLRVVVVTTFDLDEYVYGALRGGACGFLLKDSGPTLLAEAVRAAAAGDSLVSPSVTVRLLQHLTAPQTPAAGPRPAALPEPLTDRELDVVRLVALGRTNAELAAELYVSLSTVKTHLSSVQSKLGARNRVEIAAWAWQHGYAQPRP is encoded by the coding sequence ATGACCATCCCGGCCCCCGACGCCCCCGCCCCCAGCGCCTCCGCCCCCATCCGGGTCCTCATCGCCGACGACCAGGACATGGTGCGCACGGGCTTCCGCTTCTTCCTGGACGCGCAGCCGGACATCACGGTGGTCGCCGAGGCCGCCGACGGGGAGGAGGCGGTGGCGCTGGCCCGGGCGGTGCGGCCGGACGTGTGCCTCCTGGACATCCGGATGCCGAAGCTGGACGGTCTGGCCGCCACCCGCATGCTGGCCGGGCCGGACGTCCCGGATCCGCTGCGGGTGGTCGTGGTCACCACCTTCGACCTGGACGAGTACGTGTACGGGGCGCTGCGCGGCGGCGCGTGCGGCTTCCTGCTGAAGGACTCCGGGCCGACGCTCCTGGCGGAGGCGGTCCGGGCGGCCGCCGCGGGCGACTCCCTGGTCTCCCCGTCGGTCACCGTCCGTCTGCTCCAGCACCTCACGGCCCCGCAGACGCCGGCCGCCGGCCCGCGCCCGGCCGCCCTCCCCGAACCTCTCACCGACCGCGAGCTGGACGTCGTACGCCTGGTCGCCCTCGGGCGGACGAACGCCGAGCTCGCCGCCGAGCTGTACGTCTCGCTGTCGACGGTGAAGACGCACCTGTCGAGCGTTCAGTCGAAGCTGGGCGCCCGCAATCGTGTGGAGATCGCGGCCTGGGCCTGGCAGCACGGGTACGCGCAGCCCAGGCCGTGA